The sequence below is a genomic window from Anopheles cruzii chromosome 3, idAnoCruzAS_RS32_06, whole genome shotgun sequence.
CCCTTGGTCCCGGTTCCGTTGCCGGTCCGCCAGGCTCCGACACGGTGCAGGTTGCGTGGCACATTCCGTTTTTTCGCACTTTTCCCATTCTCGCcagtttcggttcgattctctctcgttctttctCGTTGCAGTTTGCAGTTGTTTTGTTGCGGCCACTTCTTCGGCCgtcttttttatgttgccaatCTCTTTCGCCATCTTTTTCGCATCTTAGGTGCGCCATCCGCGAACGGTTTCCCAATGTTTTGACCAGCGCGAGAGGCAACTTGCAAcacttgtttctttcttcgttcgttcgctcgcttctTTTTGCTCTGCGAGCCCCTTTTTTTCTCGAGTCCTGGTCCTAGTCTGGCGCGGTCGCTGGGATTCCTGTTTGGTGATTTGCAAGCACTCGCCGCATTTtctgtttcccttttttcgtttgccaccGGAATGTtgtagcaccaccaccactgcactgcgctgcaccgcaccgcgatcgatcgatcaatcgatcgctgTGCGTGGATTCTGTGGTCCTGTAAATGGTACCTCTTTCGGACCGCCTTCGTGAGGATGAAGATTTTTCCTAAACAGCATTCTGGAATCCTAGTTTTATGGAACTTTGCATCTGCAACATCTCCGGGCAGCTTCTTTGCCATTTTACTCTCCAGTTTGCTGTGCAATAAATTGTCCCCGAACTCACCCCGAAAAGCCGGAAGTGGAATAGTCGATAGCTtctccgatcgatccggatCGAGCCCCTTCGCCTTTATCGCTGCCTTAATTGTTGCGCATCGTGTAAAGCGCACCCAGAACGGCGCCACAGCCCAGAGTGTTgcctttcgttcgctcgccttGACTCCGATATACTccgattgtttcgctttcaccCCTTTTCGGGCGTGTGCTCTCCGTGTGTCTGTGCGCTATTtctgtccgccgccgccgtgttctTCATCGCGTTTCGGTGGCGGGTTCGGTGCCTTCTCcacattttatgtgtttattttggACCCCTTATCCCCCCATCattctctctcgttctttctctctgtctccctgTTTCCTAGTTCTTCACTGTTTCAACGAtcgtcaccgatcgatcgcgagcgAGCCCGCGAGCCACAGTGCTTCCCGCTTTTCGGCCACACCAGTCACTTGGGCGCTGGGGCCGCTCATGGCAACTTTTTCCACTTATACTAGGCTGTACAATAAGCTCGTATGgacgataagaaaaacacatttttatggtttgaaatacacttttttatttagtatggccttcctgaacatcaatacacttttTTCCAACGAAACTCCAACTTATAACTTTGACggttttccaatacgatatccggtattttttctacaatttcatgtggtgtgtttgttttttgacgtttttgacgtggatcgtcttgaaggcttgtacgaccacgtttaaactaAGAAGTCCCTCTTTTAATGTaataattgaaggcgaaggctCCTgatatactttcaacattcattcataaatttcctttgctttgaGACCTTCCagaaattaatattcaatCACTTTGACTTAATTtttgacacgtcgatactaaatgaaatgaaactttacataggttcatatgaagagtgtaacaaacaataaattaggctcgtagcagtgccctctgTCCATACGAACgtattgaacacactagtagTACCCGCGGGGGCTCGTAATTTCTCATCAATCAACTTAACTCTTTCGTGACGACGATGAGAAGCCGACTAATCCTTCGCACCCGGCAGGCGGTTGGATACCGAGCCGCCCGCGATATGATAGCACCGCCGGACCCAACGGACCCAGCAACCGCGGCAATGTGGCGGGCACTGTAGGCGCACACGACCGAGACCCGCGATTGCGTGtgccctcgctctctctctctctctctctccgagcCTGACGCTGTGGCGTGTGTTCTTTCGCATCTTGAGCCAATCTTCGTCACACACTTTTAGAATGGCCACTCGCGGACCGCTTCAGTACGATTCCGGCAGCCAGCGAAGAAGCATCGGGCGCACGTGTCGATCGCGTAGGGCCTCCCCCCATCAATCCGCTGTctgtgattgtgtgtgtgtgtggctacgCAGTTTTTGGTTCCCCTTgtgtgcgaaagagagagaactaGTCGCGATCACCGGGCCAAGATCCTCGAGGCGCCGGCCGAGATTCCCGCGATcctcgatcgcgatcggcagTCATCGAACGGACGGCCTACCGTACGCATCATCGTTCGTGGTGGTTTctctttcggtgtgtgtgtgtgtgcgcgagtaGACGTGTCGCGTTTTCCGGCAGTTCCGCAGTTTTTGGACGACGGTAAATAAACGGGAccaaaagcgaaccgaacggccCCAAAAATTATTTGCACGCCCcgcgagagtgagtgagttgAGGTTAGTGAGTTGAcccgcgcggcgcggcttgTCGACTATCATCAGCTACGCGGGCTTTGCGTGGTATTTTGGTTATCGCACCGAATCCGGCCCGGGAGGCTCTTGATTTCGCGGACCTCATCGCGGAGTGACCTCTGGCGATACAATTAGGTTGTTTTCGGGGTGGCGATTCTTCCATTTCATTTTGGGGGCCTTTTTGTAATCCGCAAAAAATGCTGTGGTCACGGATCGGATGCGCCATTTCGAGCTGCGTGTTTTCGGCGGCCGTGCATCGTGTGGCGCTTCGCGCATACATTAACCACGCAGCCCAGCCCGGTCCCGATGAACGGTCCCGCTCGGTGGAAATGAACAAAAAGCCCAATATGGAGACGGCGGGTTGTGGCGATAATTTTGGCCACCAGCCCACTGGTGGGACCGCTTAGTTGTGGTGTTGGGATGGAAGAATCTCCACATCAGCGATAAATCGGCGCTACGAAGCATTGTCAGGTCTAATATGACGGGTTCCCGTTCGAACGAAAGAACCGTGTTGCCCAACAGCACGGTTGTTGTGGCTGTGACTTAGTTCCCGGGGAAGCGGTGACTAAATCGGCATTCAGGAGGTGATTGAACGGTGGCCCTGCACCGCGGACACCCGACGTTTGTTTGCCAGGTTTGCTGATACAGCGCCCACCCGGTTACGCGCTCCGGTTACGATTCCTAGGTTGTGGGGTGCGGTCGCTGACCCAGGCCCTCCCCACTGGTGTGACATCACCACCTGCGACCCCCTGAAAGGACACTAAATGGGCGCCTTTCTTCACGTGCACCGGCCGCCACCCGTCCAATGGTCGTCAGATGGCGTcattccgtcgtcgtcgtcgtctcgacTCTGTTTTTTCGGGCAGCTGTGCAAATGATCGAGAGACGGTGGCGTCTGTGAAAATGGTCGCACCATCGTGCTTCATGCGTTAGTTTCCAAATGTTCAAGGTCaaccccccggcccggcgcaggGCGGCTTATGTTTCaattcggtggtggtggtgttgatcGTGCCTTCCGATTGGATGATAATGAGTTCTAAACACAAGGGTGAGCCCATGCGATTCTtccgtgtttgtttgtgtccGACAAACACACTGAtgcccccccctccccccctcgGCCATCGCACGATCGCTGGTATGTTTTCGCGATCGCGTGCCTCCACGTGCTAACCTCCAGACACTCCAACCGCACGCCACACAGCTTAGACCGTGACGATCACTTTCCCTCGCTGGAGGCGCCGGTCTCCGTAGGTCAGTGGATCGGATCAAGCTGCGCGATAAGCTTGCCGAGAGATAGCCCCTGATCGGACCCTGCCTGAGCCACACAACGCTCCATGATCCTGTACGGTGCgatcccaattttctgcaaacgtATCGAGTCCCTTTTCGCGAATGTCcaagtttttactaaatgtttacaatttccagaatgaagtttcacgtttcaaaagtcaagaaatcggtagtttaaactccaaacactagatggatcaGTATCGCGGGTAGCACTAGTTGATCTGAACGATCCGCCTCCGATCTCTCGGGATAGCTCTGGTCCGGGAGCGGAGGCTCCACTTCTCCACGCTGACCCGATTTGGGCTAAATATAGaccgggcaccaccaccaccggtctAACCACTTCTCCAGAATTCCTGGGGCCGAACATGCCGCTTAATCCATCCCATAATTTGCTGCCCACTTTCTGCGGCCAGCTCGGCACGTAACACGGCACATCTTACACAGCCGCGGTCCAACCCGGACCGTGGAGTCCGGACCCCCCGGAGCAATCCCCGGAGTGCTATGACCCACCGAGGGGCAAACGCGAGGCACGCCGCTTTCTATACACGTTCACGTTACGCGAAGAGAAGCTGACCTTGACTTTGAGACGGCATGCTGTAAGTGCGTACACTTGCACCGCCCCTTGTTATCTGGCGGGTGAAGTGGCGCGGCTACACGGCAAAGATGCGATTCACGCAATCGTCGGACAAGGTTCAGGTCCGTTGGCCCACGAAAGGCCCCCTCCCGGGTCTGTGCTGTTAACAAGTTTTGGGCTTTCATGTTGCTGTAGCTCGCTACGAGTCGGTCGGTCTCATGTTCCAGCGAACATTAGCCGCGCAGAAGCCGAGACGCCGGCGCCTCCGCCAGCCACGGCGTGATTGAAATGCATAAAACGGTTTCGCTAACGACACGAACTGATGAAATTCCGATGGTTCCGGGCCGGCAAGTGTCGCTGCCGGGAATGTGTATTGgatgttgggttgggttggttgaTTCTGCGCAGACCTGAATGGCGGCCGGTCGTTCCAGATCGTTGGTCCACGATCGCACGCCCCATGAGCAAGTGACTCACTTCGCATGCTGATGGCTGGCCACGTGTGTAGCAAGTTACCGTGGCCAGTTTTCCAAAAATCCCCACCAAATCACGGCCACCCGTTGGCTGACCTGGGGAGCACTGGGTACTGAAGAGAAACCGGGCCGACGGTGGGTGTTAATGAGCAGAAACTAAGGCGTCCGGCGAGTGGACGGACCACAAGTTGTGCCGCAAGTTGTGAGTCGCATTGGGGACCGGTTTCGTCGATGATTCACGCTGACGGCGCCACCTTTGTGGATTTGGATTTTGGGACCATTTTAGGGGATTAAGTCTTTACTTTTTGGGGCTACGTTGCGGTCGAAAGTAGTATGCAAAGATGCAGTTTTCGGGGAGTTGCGGTGCGATTCCAAGATTTCAACCGAACCGGGGAACTCATGATGGTCCGCATAATCGGGCCCACCGGAAGGCCCATTACTGCGACATAAAACTGCCGCGACTGCGTCAAAGAGGCGACCGTCCGTGACGCTGACGAATGGCATGAAATTCCCCAAACAGGGCCGGCGGTACAACGACTGGAGTGCAAATATCTCTTCGTTCCCTCGCTCTCCCGCCAAATCTGTTACCTTTGGTGATTGTGATAAGATAAGGGAACGAGCCCCAAAAATCGAAGCGTAACCACGTGGAAGAAGAAGGTTGCAGAAAGCAAAAGGTAGAcacagccggcagcagcgggccATCAGTCAGAGGGTGTCAGGGTGCGGGAATCAAAAGTCCAGTTTCCACTGCTCAGTGCTGGTGACCGACGATAAGCGCCCGAAACGGGATGAAGTAATCGCAGCCCCCCGGCACCGGTGTGACTAAACGCACGGAACGTATTGTCTCGTGACCGGGAAGCTTCTCTGTGGCCGACAGTAGAGAACGTGAGGCGTGATAAATTAGCTGACAACCTGAGGACACCTGCAGATTCGCTGGAGTTGATTTCCACACCAAGCTTGGGCGCCATGACGCGTTAGTCACCTTTTTGGGGGTAGTTGAGTCCGGTCAAAACACGAATTTATCATCTTCGTTTGTCATCGAACGAATTCGGACCGAGTGGTTATCAGTTATGTTTTCGGCGAAAACCACGTCGCAATCACGCGTCGCGATCGACACCGGACACTACCCACGTGTTCAATTCAATGCGGAACACGCCTATCGCTGCGAGTGTTTAGTATTTATGGGTCAAACATGGGTTAATGGCAAGGCGATGAAGCATTTTTCCTAATaattaacaataaattataataatcCTGTGATCCTCTTGATCCTGTCACAGATGCCGCCACAAAACTCGATCGAGTTGACGACCAAACCGGACGCGGATGGCGCCAACGGTAAGCTGCTGCCTGCAGccgacaccaccgccaccaatgGCACGGCCACCGTGAAGGGTGACGAGCCGCCCCCAACGACGACCCTGATCGTACCGCCGGACGGTGGCTGGGGCTGGCTCGTCATGGTGGCGTCCTTCTTCTgtaacgtcgtcgtcgacgggaTCGTCATGAACGTGGGCAGCTTCCTCGGTCCGATTCGGCACGAGTTTGGCGTGAGCGAAGCGGAAGTGGCCCTCGTGAGTTCACTGCTGAGTGGCTTCTACCTGCTGACCGGCCCGTTCGTTAGCGCCCTGGCCAACCGGTGGGGCTTCCGGATCGTCACGATCATCGGTGCGCTGGTGGCCGCGTTCGGGTTCTTCATCTCCCAGTACGCCACCAGCGTATTGTACCTGTACGTGACGTTCGGATTCATCGGAGGCGTCGGCTTCTGCTTCATCTACGTCCCGTCCGTCATCACGGTGGGCTACTATTTCGAGAAGTGGCGCGCCGTAGCGACCGGAATCGCCCTGTGTGGGTCCGGTGTCGGCACGTTTATCTTTGCGCCGCTGAACGCGATGCTTATCGAGTCGCTCGGTTGGCGCGGTGCGTTGGCCGCTCAGGCTGGCATCGTCCTGTCGTGCATCGCGTTCGGGGCTATCTTCCGACCGATCCAGCCGACCGAGGTGACCGTTACGAAGGACGAGGATACACCGGCCGAGAAGGGCATCCGGTTGGGTGAGGGGCTGCCGGTGGTGTACACCAGGCCACTGCCCGAGGGCCGCTACGCCTACTCGATGCCAAACAGTTCGCACAACACGTGGATGGGAGCGAACCCGAACTATCAGtacccgacggcggccgagatCTTCCGCCAGGGGAGTGGCCACAACCTGGACCGACGGCCTTCGCACACCTCCGGCCAGCTGGTTAGCCACAACCTGCAGAGCACGACGAAGAAGCTGGAGAAGATCCAGAAGCGGCTCGCCGGCCAGATGACGCCGGATGATACGATCCACGCGCACGGATTCGCCACGGCCCACCACGAGCTGAACCCCGTCGGGGAGGCGGACGAGGAGGAGACGGAGAATGGcacgctgctggcggtgcCGGCCGAGCAGGCCACCATTACCGTGACGACGGCCTCGGCCCGCCGCCacaccgtttccggtcgccggCCAAACGAGGCGGCTGGCTCCCGGCATGGATCCCGCCGAACACTCAACGACGGGGCCCGGCCGATGTATCGGGATGACATCTTCTTCACCGGCTCGCTGGCCCGCATCCCGCAGTACCGCTCGCAGACCTCGCTCGGGTACCACATGTCCGTAACCCATTTGCCCACGAAGGCCGACGTCGAGGAGGAGGTGGAGGAGCAGTGCATGATGTGCCCAGAAGCGGTTCGCCGAACGCTCGCCACGATGCTCGACATGTCGCTGCTCAAGTCGCCCTCCTTCATGATGCTCGCCTTCAGTGGGTTCCTCACGATGATGGGCTTTTTCGTGCCGTTCCTCTACGTGCGGCagcgggccgtggccggcgggATGCCGGAGGACGTGTCCACCTTCATTGTGTCCGCCATCGGTAGGTAGATCCCACTTCCCACTGGAGTATGTGCTGATCCGTCCCGTCTTTCCCGGGTCTTTGCAGGTATCTCCAATACAATCGCTAGGGTCGTCTGCGGACTGCTGACTTCGTTCAAAAACGTTAACGCGCTCCACCTCAACAATGTGGCCATTACGCTCGGCGGCATTGCGACGATGGTGAGCGGTATCTACGTCACCGAAGCGTTCCAGTTTACCTACGCCGGCGTTTTCGGGATCGCCATCGGTAAGCTCGTAGAACACGGGGGTCAGGGTGTGTGGACCATCAattgatcgattgatttcCCATGCAGCATGCTTCTCGGCGTTGCGTTCCATTCTGGTGGTCGATCTGATGGGACTGGAGAAGCTGACCAACGCCTTCGGAATACTGTGCCTGTTCCAGGGCATTGCCGCCTTCCTGGGGGCTCCCATTGCAGGTAGGAAGTTTGGAACTTTGGGTCTGCGACTGACTGGAACTTGAGCTCATGTGCTGTCTTTCCGTTTTAGGATATTTCACCGAGCTGACCGGGTCGTACAATGCTTCGTTCTACATCTGTGGTGCTCTCATTACACTGTCTGCCGTACTCTGCTACCCGCTGAGCGCCGTCAATCGGTGGGAGAAGCAGCGAGCCGCCAAAATGGACTCCCAGAAAGTTTAGGGGAGCAGCACAGCACCTCGAATGGGGTCTGTGGCAGCTGGATCACCTTGAAGACCCCCCAAACCACGCTGGTAGTTCTACATTtaattttgctttcctttAAATTTATGAAGGCGCCTCGAAGCAAAGGGCCGTCAGCCAGATAGCTTTTACACACGTGTAGCTTTGCTCAAAGGaacgttttgctgctgctatgTACTGTTCCGAGCGCCTAATAAGTAGAACGAATGGGCATCGAGTGTCTTCGAAGGACCAACTTTAACGTTAAGCACGTAGCAAGTAAGCTTATTATTGTggaaattatgatttatttgtttgtcgAATCCTCGAACTTTTGGCTACAACTTGCCGGAGGATTACTAGCCCTACAACGTAACCGTCGAATACGCAATACGCAGACTGAAACGTCCCTCCTCAAGGTCTATCTCACTGGCAACACTGGATTCGTACTGGAAAGACTAAAGTACTATAAAGAAACACTAGAATAACACCGCACTTAGCAGTTCCTCCCTTTGCCATATCGAAAGCCAGActtacgaaacgaaagacagcCATTTGGCCTTTGGTACctcacacaaaaaagaaaccgttGACACaacatccttttttgattAGCCGCCTCGACGCTAGAGAAAAGGATGAAAGTTGCAACGAAGAGAGCAATGTTAGGAATTGAGGTTAAAATAATTTGAGCAACAATTAGCCCCCCAAAAAgaggaagaagcaaaaaacaataagAGAATAAATTATCTGTGATATCAGCATATATATATTAAACACTTTTTTAAGCATATGTTGTTGATATTAGCAAACGTTCTGCAGTCTCCTTCCGGAAGGAGGACTGGTTCCGGCTTTACACCCAAAACAAGGCGCACCAATAGACCAATAGACCAAGAAAGGACATAAAACTGAACCGCGAAACACTAAACGATAATCTAAGAAATAAATACTAGTTAAGACTTTTGTGcctattttcaaaacattgttttgtttctattttctacACTACTGTTCTTTTTTAATTCaacttaatttaaaaaataattttttttaaccacTTAAAAAATTCCAGTCGACTCTCCGTGCAACGCCCGTTGCATACATTCAGGAGCTACTGGCTCAAGATGGCTGCGTGCTGGAGACTCAACTATTTTGAAATGAAAGCACCGTGTATTAACGGTGGCAACAAGTTAGTAACCGAACAATCGTATCCCATTCTATTGGTGGCTCTctgcccgatccgatccgtgtGACGGAATTTCGCCCCGACCGAGGCGCCATTGCGCAGGTCCTTTACCAGGCGGGCTCTCgctcgtgctctctctctctttccgtgGATTGTGGATGAAGCTTGGATTGTAGTTGAATTTTTGCGGAACGTTATCGATTGTCTCCCGAATCGCGTGCCTGCGAGAGTGTGTTCTTTTACGGTGGAGCTATCGACGAGCACTCGCCAGTTGTGATCCGTGCCGAGGTTGTGCTTTTCCACTGGGAGGTCGCTATCGAGCAGGGAAATCGACAGCTTTCGATTCCACGTCCGAAATACAGTAAACCCAACGCTAGTGTTCACTAAATTCGAGCGTCGAGTCCTTGCGGGAATCGGTTCCGTTGTCGAACGACTCAGTTGGTGTAGTGGTGACGGAAGCCAGAATTGGGAAATTCCCACACAGGGCCGTGTGCTCGTCGGCGGAGGACTCTACGGTGTCGGGATACGAGAGTTATGTCATTCATAAACGCAAAGTGCTTCTAGCCTGTGACAAGGGGCTTATTAGTAgtgccgccgtgccgtgcgctcCGTGCTGCGAGTAAATCGATGTCCTTGTAGAGGTGGGCTCTCGTACCGTGTGTAGGTGGGCTCTCGCGTACGTCAAGCGCTAAAGAGTACGCCAACAGCTTGCACAGAAGAAAAGCGTTTCGAGTGCGTCGTCAGTCGAAGAAAAGTGGCACCGAGTGATTAGGTCGAACGGTCCGTTTTAGCAGGTCAAGCTTCGGCGTGGAAAGCGTGGTAAAGCGTTATCGATCAGCTTGACAGGGAGTGCTCAGAGAGCAGGAAGCGCACAATGCAACCTTTTTCGAACGACTACGGTGGAGGCTATGGAGGCAACGGCtacgaccagcagcagcagcagcccggacAGGAAATCCCTATGTATCCGCAAGGTGGTACCGCTCGGCCGATGGTGGACCCGGAGGCGATGGGAGAAGTTGACCCCAATCAGTAAGCCCGAGTTTTGTGGCCTCACCTTCCGCAGCTTACGGTAGCTTTTTCCGGCGTCCCGTTTTAGGTACCCGCAGGCAAAGGAATCGACGCACAAGATTCGCGGCAAATCGGACATCCTGGAGATGGTGTTCGGGTCGGTCGACCAGGAGTTGCTTCCCGTGAAGACGTTTTACTTCTTCTTCTACTCGGCTTTCGGTTCGCTGTTTCCGCTGATGGGAGTCTACTTCAAGCAGATGGGTATGAATCCGGGCCAGTGCGGGTTGCTCATCGGCACGCGGCCCTTCGTGGAGTTCCTGTCTGCCCCGTTCTGGGGCAGCTATGCGGATCGGTAAGTGGCAGGTGACAGAGATCTTGTTCCGTGATCCACAACTGATCTCGCCTCTCGATTCAgctgcaaaaaaggaaaaatgctGCTACTGGCTTCTCTCGCGGCGTGGATTATCTTTACCTTGCCGTTGGGCTTCATTCAACCGCCGGCGACCAGTTGTATTGAGCGGAAGAATGCGACTGATTTCGAGCTCCGCACGCCACAAGTGCCGCGCATACTGAAGCGGTCCATCGACGAGAGCATCGAACTGGAGATGGAACTGGCCTGTGCGAATGGGAGCGAAAATCCGTACTCCAGGTGAGTCTAGCCACAGGGTACGATCCTTGGCGATCCTGGGGACTCACACTGCGATTCTGGTACAATCCTTAGGGACAAACGAGCGGCACGACCGGTCGCGGCGGCCGGAGTATCGCCCCTCGGCGTCAGTTACGCGAACAACTTTAACGAGAAGCTCCACAGAGACTGGGTGTCGCCATTGTTTTCATCGATCGTCTATCGCACGGCGGTAAGTTTCCACGTAGAAGTTCCGCTGCTAGCCAGCGCAGAATCCTTCTAATCCATGAAGAATGGCCGGATGGATTGAATAGCGTGAGATGAGAAGGTTCTTCTCACTATGCATCCCAGCTCAGTTTGCACAGTAGTGCCTCTATTCTAAGTCTGTTTATTCTCTTTCATACGCCACGCTTTCAATGGCCAGGATATCCAAAAAGCGTTCTTCttgttgctgctcctggtCATCATAGGAGAGTTCTTCAGTGCCCCGGCCATAACGTTGGCTGATTCCGCCGTTATCACCATTCTGGGTGAGGATGCGGATCGCTACGGACATCAGCGGATGTTCGGCTCACTCGGATGGGGACTGGCCATGTTCTTTGTCGGCATCGCACTCGACCACTCGACCGCCTTTCCCGACCACCCGTGCGGTCCAGAGAAGCAGGAGAAGAACTACACCATCTGCTTCGCAACTTTCTCGGTGCTGATGGGCGCGGCCCTTATTTCGGCCACACAAATCCATTTCAAGTATGACTACTCGGTAAGTGCTGCGGCGATTGGATAACGGCTCTGGACATCTTCGTATCTCACGGTTTGACACTCTTGTCTCCACAGGAACAACAGGAGCAGCCCCAAGCCGAGAAAGTTCCCCAAGAGATGACACACGAAGAGCAGATGCAAGACCAGCTGGCCCAGCAGCTGCAACTGCCATCGTTGGCAGCCACCGGTGGAGGAATGGCTagcgcagcaccaccaccggcggctcTTGGTGCCCAGGTGCGCCCGTTTGTCTATTAGTTCCCCTGTACCAGTAGTCCTTAACTTTTAACTCCTCGCCCTAACAGACGAAAATGTTCGCCCAAACAACGCGCGAAATGCCCGAATGGGTCACGGTGTTGAAACAGTTCAAAAACCTGAAGTGTGCCTCTTTCCTGTTCGTCGCCTGGTTCATGGGCTTTGGCATCGGACTGATCTTCACGTTCCTGTTCTGGCACCTGCAAGACTACGGTGGCTCGCCGACCCTCTTCGGGGTGGCCTCGGTCATCAATCACATCTCGGAAATCTTTGCCTACTTTTTCAGCTTCCGTCTGATCACCCAAATCGGCCACGTCAAGGTACTGGTTCGCGGTCCGACACGACGCAGAGGTTGAAGACTAATCTATTGCGCTCCGTTTCGCAGGTGCTCTGCCTCGGGCTGGTCGGTAACATTCTTCGGTTCCTGTATATCTCTTACCTGAAAAACCCCTGGTGGGTCCTGCCGTTTGAGTTCATGCAAGGTACCACTCCGAGCAGAGACCGTAAACCGGGACTTTAGCCCATCAATCTGACCACTTTATTTGCTATTTGCTACTCCCCAAAAACCAGGAATCACTCACGCAGCGGTATGGGCGGCCTGCTGTTCCTACATCGCGCACAATACGCCGCAGCATCTGCGATCTTCGGCTCAAGGTATGATCGGCGTGCAACGGCAAGCATCGTGAAGCGGTGTGATCGAATCCACGTTTCTCCTGGTTTTGCAGGTGTCCTGCAAGGACTTCACCACGGGCTGGGCAGAGGCTGTGGGGCCGTTATCGGGGGCATGTTCGTGACGTACTTCGGCACCACGGCCACCTTCCGCGGGTACGGCATCATCTGCATTCTCGTGCTGGCTGCGTTCGTGTTCATCAACTTCTACCGCAAGGACGAAGGTTTCATCTCCGAGATTCCGACGACCGAGGATCCACATCAGGTGGCGGAAGAGACGGCTCACCTGGCTCCACACGGCGTACCGAGCAATCCGATACCGCGGGCCCTCTCCAGCACCCGGCTGAATGAGATCGGTCAGCAGAACGTCGACAATGGGTATGGTACCTACCAAACTACCGGTGGCGCTCTGGACGTT
It includes:
- the LOC128274109 gene encoding monocarboxylate transporter 3, with translation MPPQNSIELTTKPDADGANGKLLPAADTTATNGTATVKGDEPPPTTTLIVPPDGGWGWLVMVASFFCNVVVDGIVMNVGSFLGPIRHEFGVSEAEVALVSSLLSGFYLLTGPFVSALANRWGFRIVTIIGALVAAFGFFISQYATSVLYLYVTFGFIGGVGFCFIYVPSVITVGYYFEKWRAVATGIALCGSGVGTFIFAPLNAMLIESLGWRGALAAQAGIVLSCIAFGAIFRPIQPTEVTVTKDEDTPAEKGIRLGEGLPVVYTRPLPEGRYAYSMPNSSHNTWMGANPNYQYPTAAEIFRQGSGHNLDRRPSHTSGQLVSHNLQSTTKKLEKIQKRLAGQMTPDDTIHAHGFATAHHELNPVGEADEEETENGTLLAVPAEQATITVTTASARRHTVSGRRPNEAAGSRHGSRRTLNDGARPMYRDDIFFTGSLARIPQYRSQTSLGYHMSVTHLPTKADVEEEVEEQCMMCPEAVRRTLATMLDMSLLKSPSFMMLAFSGFLTMMGFFVPFLYVRQRAVAGGMPEDVSTFIVSAIGISNTIARVVCGLLTSFKNVNALHLNNVAITLGGIATMVSGIYVTEAFQFTYAGVFGIAIACFSALRSILVVDLMGLEKLTNAFGILCLFQGIAAFLGAPIAGYFTELTGSYNASFYICGALITLSAVLCYPLSAVNRWEKQRAAKMDSQKV
- the LOC128274108 gene encoding major facilitator superfamily domain-containing protein 6, which gives rise to MQPFSNDYGGGYGGNGYDQQQQQPGQEIPMYPQGGTARPMVDPEAMGEVDPNQYPQAKESTHKIRGKSDILEMVFGSVDQELLPVKTFYFFFYSAFGSLFPLMGVYFKQMGMNPGQCGLLIGTRPFVEFLSAPFWGSYADRCKKGKMLLLASLAAWIIFTLPLGFIQPPATSCIERKNATDFELRTPQVPRILKRSIDESIELEMELACANGSENPYSRDKRAARPVAAAGVSPLGVSYANNFNEKLHRDWVSPLFSSIVYRTADIQKAFFLLLLLVIIGEFFSAPAITLADSAVITILGEDADRYGHQRMFGSLGWGLAMFFVGIALDHSTAFPDHPCGPEKQEKNYTICFATFSVLMGAALISATQIHFKYDYSEQQEQPQAEKVPQEMTHEEQMQDQLAQQLQLPSLAATGGGMASAAPPPAALGAQTKMFAQTTREMPEWVTVLKQFKNLKCASFLFVAWFMGFGIGLIFTFLFWHLQDYGGSPTLFGVASVINHISEIFAYFFSFRLITQIGHVKVLCLGLVGNILRFLYISYLKNPWWVLPFEFMQGITHAAVWAACCSYIAHNTPQHLRSSAQGVLQGLHHGLGRGCGAVIGGMFVTYFGTTATFRGYGIICILVLAAFVFINFYRKDEGFISEIPTTEDPHQVAEETAHLAPHGVPSNPIPRALSSTRLNEIGQQNVDNGYGTYQTTGGALDVPGGAPKNPFGAPQGTNVYGGNQY